In Erigeron canadensis isolate Cc75 chromosome 6, C_canadensis_v1, whole genome shotgun sequence, the following are encoded in one genomic region:
- the LOC122603886 gene encoding uncharacterized protein LOC122603886 isoform X1, translating into MYADATTGLMFPYFQNLSSSDAQLFDDFCHSHKSISTCLSLLMDLPSYVQDSLIQTPTTTTTYISDYDLGGEGDLFKAPEPIIEQPLISPAMTCTMSMISNCGEDAISPNQLKVTDIESLQNEEFLNDVFYDCKNILAKEVATGTESSPYPQVLNPNLTDENSVVKEHVLPPSYQIPKSISSDCLTSMDWIQGTQVKPSYLNFSEIDFGGMRRAFSEGDIKTLADANTSLIHHHHPGQPSPLLSERSTEDRMQKLSRYRNKKTKRNFGRKIKYACRKALADSQPRIRGRFAKTETNLTF; encoded by the exons atgtATGCGGATGCGACAACAGGGCTAATGTTCCCATATTTTCAGAACTTGTCATCATCTGATGCTCAACTATTTGATGATTTCTGTCACTCCCACAAGTCCATATCTACTTGCTTATCG CTATTGATGGATCTTCCTTCGTATGTTCAGGATAGCCTAATTCAGACCCCGACTACCACTACTACTTATATATCAGATTATGATCTTGGGGGCGAAGGGGATCTCTTCAAAGCACCAGAACCGATTATTGAACAGCCATTGATTAGCCCGGCCATGACATGTACCATGTCAATGATCTCTAACTGTGGAGAAGATGCCATTTCGCCCAACCAACTCAAAGTTACAGACATTGAATCCCTTCAAAACGAGGAGTTTCTGAATGATGTTTTCTACGACTGCAAAAATATTTTGGCAAAAGAAGTAGCAACTGGAACTGAATCCTCGCCATATCCCCAAGTCCTAAATCCCAATTTAACCGATGAAAACTCTGTCGTGAAGGAACATGTTCTTCCTCCATCATATCAAATTCCAAAAAGCATAAGCTCTGATTGTCTAACCTCCATGGATTGGATTCAGGGGACTCAAGTTAAACCAAGTTATCTGAACTTCAGTGAAATAGATTTTGGTGGCATGCGAAGGGCCTTCAGTGAAGGAGACATCAAG ACTCTTGCTGATGCTAACACGAGCctcattcatcatcatcatcctggGCAGCCATCGCCACTACTCAGTGAGCGCAGCACTGAAGACCGTATGCAAAAGCTCTCAAGATACAGGAACAAGAAAACAAAGAGGAATTTTGGCAGAAAAATCAAg TATGCTTGCAGGAAGGCTTTGGCGGACAGTCAACCGAGGATCAGAGGAAGATTTGCCAAGACAGAGACGAACCTGACATTTTGA
- the LOC122603886 gene encoding uncharacterized protein LOC122603886 isoform X2, whose translation MYADATTGLMFPYFQNLSSSDAQLFDDFCHSHKSISTCLSDSLIQTPTTTTTYISDYDLGGEGDLFKAPEPIIEQPLISPAMTCTMSMISNCGEDAISPNQLKVTDIESLQNEEFLNDVFYDCKNILAKEVATGTESSPYPQVLNPNLTDENSVVKEHVLPPSYQIPKSISSDCLTSMDWIQGTQVKPSYLNFSEIDFGGMRRAFSEGDIKTLADANTSLIHHHHPGQPSPLLSERSTEDRMQKLSRYRNKKTKRNFGRKIKYACRKALADSQPRIRGRFAKTETNLTF comes from the exons atgtATGCGGATGCGACAACAGGGCTAATGTTCCCATATTTTCAGAACTTGTCATCATCTGATGCTCAACTATTTGATGATTTCTGTCACTCCCACAAGTCCATATCTACTTGCTTATCG GATAGCCTAATTCAGACCCCGACTACCACTACTACTTATATATCAGATTATGATCTTGGGGGCGAAGGGGATCTCTTCAAAGCACCAGAACCGATTATTGAACAGCCATTGATTAGCCCGGCCATGACATGTACCATGTCAATGATCTCTAACTGTGGAGAAGATGCCATTTCGCCCAACCAACTCAAAGTTACAGACATTGAATCCCTTCAAAACGAGGAGTTTCTGAATGATGTTTTCTACGACTGCAAAAATATTTTGGCAAAAGAAGTAGCAACTGGAACTGAATCCTCGCCATATCCCCAAGTCCTAAATCCCAATTTAACCGATGAAAACTCTGTCGTGAAGGAACATGTTCTTCCTCCATCATATCAAATTCCAAAAAGCATAAGCTCTGATTGTCTAACCTCCATGGATTGGATTCAGGGGACTCAAGTTAAACCAAGTTATCTGAACTTCAGTGAAATAGATTTTGGTGGCATGCGAAGGGCCTTCAGTGAAGGAGACATCAAG ACTCTTGCTGATGCTAACACGAGCctcattcatcatcatcatcctggGCAGCCATCGCCACTACTCAGTGAGCGCAGCACTGAAGACCGTATGCAAAAGCTCTCAAGATACAGGAACAAGAAAACAAAGAGGAATTTTGGCAGAAAAATCAAg TATGCTTGCAGGAAGGCTTTGGCGGACAGTCAACCGAGGATCAGAGGAAGATTTGCCAAGACAGAGACGAACCTGACATTTTGA